In Musa acuminata AAA Group cultivar baxijiao chromosome BXJ3-11, Cavendish_Baxijiao_AAA, whole genome shotgun sequence, one DNA window encodes the following:
- the LOC135653371 gene encoding beta-glucosidase 22-like isoform X1, translating to MREGRPAWLLIPGVALLLFLSSLEEGSGQLTEPSFSRADFPLDFDFGAGTSSYQANVEGAVSEDGRKPSIWDTFTHAGRMLDKSTGDVASDGYHKYKEDVKLMAETGLDSYRFSISWSRLIPNGRGAVNPKGLQFYNNLIDELVKYGIKPHVSLYHLDHPQALEDKYSGWLSPKMVDDFTAFADVCFKNFGDRVPRWTTIVEPNIMSLGAYDMGTLPPNRCSYPFGINCTVGNSTTEPYIAIHNVLLAHASIVKLYKSKYQAEQNGWIGINVYTFWYYPFTNSSADIEATQRILEFYVGWILNPLVFGDYPEVMKKFVGSRLPSFTKSQSEQIKGLFDFIGVNHYSSIYVKDNINASEMGLRDFVMDSLALVTTSRNETPGQYDPTTPSSFDPQGLQYMLEYLRDAYGNPPLFVEENGYGIGRRESDDLNDTDRINYLNGFIGSTLDAIRNGANVKGYFVWSFIDVFEFLTGYQSRCGLYHVDFDDRNRKRKPKLSAGWYSKLLERKDGMKLNKTAMDTEYHARW from the exons ATGAGGGAAGGGAGACCAGCCTGGTTGCTCATCCCAGGAGTGGCACTCCTGCTGTTTTTGTCTTCGTTAGAAGAGGGTTCGGGGCAGCTGACGGAGCCCAGCTTCAGCAGAGCTGACTTCCCTTTAGACTTCGACTTCGGAGCTGGGACGTCGTCTTATCAGGCAAAT GTGGAGGGAGCAGTATCTGAGGATGGAAGGAAACCAAGCATTTGGGATACCTTTACCCATGCAG GGCGAATGCTGGACAAGAGCACAGGAGATGTGGCTTCTGATGGCTACCACAAATACAAG GAAGATGTCAAGCTGATGGCTGAAACAGGACTGGACTCCTACAGATTCTCCATCTCTTGGTCCAGACTTATCCCAA ATGGTAGAGGAGCTGTTAATCCTAAAGGCCTACAGTTTTACAACAACTTGATTGATGAGCTAGTAAAATATG GAATCAAACCTCATGTGTCACTATACCATCTTGACCATCCCCAAGCACTTGAAGATAAGTATTCAGGATGGTTGAGTCCCAAAATGGT GGATGATTTCACAGCATTTGCAGATGTATGTTTCAAGAATTTTGGTGACAGAGTTCCTCGATGGACGACTATTGTCGAACCTAATATAATGTCACTGGGTGCATATGACATGGGAACACTTCCACCAAATCGGTGCTCTTATCCATTTGGCATCAATTGCACAGTAGGAAATTCAACGACAGAGCCCTACATTGCGATTCACAATGTCCTATTAGCCCATGCATCGATCGTCAAATTATACAAAAGCAAATATCAA GCAGAGCAAAATGGGTGGATAGGCATTAATGTCTACACTTTCTGGTATTATCCATTCACAAACTCTTCTGCAGACATTGAGGCAACCCAAAGAATACTTGAGTTTTATGTTGGCTG GATCCTAAATCCATTGGTGTTTGGAGACTATCCTGAGGTCATGAAGAAGTTCGTCGGCTCGCGACTCCCATCCTTCACCAAATCTCAATCTGAACAGATAAAGGGCTTATTTGATTTCATTGGCGTGAATCACTATTCTTCAATATACGTCAAAGATAACATCAATGCTTCTGAGATGGGTCTTCGTGACTTTGTAATGGATTCCTTAGCCTTGGTGACAA CTTCAAGGAATGAGACACCTGGCCAG TATGATCCTACGACACCTTCATCATTCGATCCTCAGGGGCTGCAATACATGTTGGAGTATCTCAGAGATGCCTATGGAAATCCTCCTCTTTTTGTTGAAGAAAATG GCTATGGCATAGGAAGGAGAGAGAGTGACGACCTTAATGACACCGATAGGATCAATTACCTGAATGGCTTCATCGGTAGCACGCTCGATGCTATCAG AAACGGAGCGAATGTGAAAGGTTACTTCGTTTGGTCGTTCATAGATGTCTTTGAGTTTTTGACTGGGTATCAATCTCGTTGCGGATTGTACCATgtggattttgatgatagaaaCCGGAAAAGAAAGCCGAAGCTCTCTGCTGGTTGGTACTCTAAGCTTCTTGAAAGAAAGGATGGCATGAAACTGAACAAAACTGCAATGGATACAGAATACCATGCTCGGTGGTAA
- the LOC135653371 gene encoding beta-glucosidase 22-like isoform X2, with the protein MREGRPAWLLIPGVALLLFLSSLEEGSGQLTEPSFSRADFPLDFDFGAGTSSYQVEGAVSEDGRKPSIWDTFTHAGRMLDKSTGDVASDGYHKYKEDVKLMAETGLDSYRFSISWSRLIPNGRGAVNPKGLQFYNNLIDELVKYGIKPHVSLYHLDHPQALEDKYSGWLSPKMVDDFTAFADVCFKNFGDRVPRWTTIVEPNIMSLGAYDMGTLPPNRCSYPFGINCTVGNSTTEPYIAIHNVLLAHASIVKLYKSKYQAEQNGWIGINVYTFWYYPFTNSSADIEATQRILEFYVGWILNPLVFGDYPEVMKKFVGSRLPSFTKSQSEQIKGLFDFIGVNHYSSIYVKDNINASEMGLRDFVMDSLALVTTSRNETPGQYDPTTPSSFDPQGLQYMLEYLRDAYGNPPLFVEENGYGIGRRESDDLNDTDRINYLNGFIGSTLDAIRNGANVKGYFVWSFIDVFEFLTGYQSRCGLYHVDFDDRNRKRKPKLSAGWYSKLLERKDGMKLNKTAMDTEYHARW; encoded by the exons ATGAGGGAAGGGAGACCAGCCTGGTTGCTCATCCCAGGAGTGGCACTCCTGCTGTTTTTGTCTTCGTTAGAAGAGGGTTCGGGGCAGCTGACGGAGCCCAGCTTCAGCAGAGCTGACTTCCCTTTAGACTTCGACTTCGGAGCTGGGACGTCGTCTTATCAG GTGGAGGGAGCAGTATCTGAGGATGGAAGGAAACCAAGCATTTGGGATACCTTTACCCATGCAG GGCGAATGCTGGACAAGAGCACAGGAGATGTGGCTTCTGATGGCTACCACAAATACAAG GAAGATGTCAAGCTGATGGCTGAAACAGGACTGGACTCCTACAGATTCTCCATCTCTTGGTCCAGACTTATCCCAA ATGGTAGAGGAGCTGTTAATCCTAAAGGCCTACAGTTTTACAACAACTTGATTGATGAGCTAGTAAAATATG GAATCAAACCTCATGTGTCACTATACCATCTTGACCATCCCCAAGCACTTGAAGATAAGTATTCAGGATGGTTGAGTCCCAAAATGGT GGATGATTTCACAGCATTTGCAGATGTATGTTTCAAGAATTTTGGTGACAGAGTTCCTCGATGGACGACTATTGTCGAACCTAATATAATGTCACTGGGTGCATATGACATGGGAACACTTCCACCAAATCGGTGCTCTTATCCATTTGGCATCAATTGCACAGTAGGAAATTCAACGACAGAGCCCTACATTGCGATTCACAATGTCCTATTAGCCCATGCATCGATCGTCAAATTATACAAAAGCAAATATCAA GCAGAGCAAAATGGGTGGATAGGCATTAATGTCTACACTTTCTGGTATTATCCATTCACAAACTCTTCTGCAGACATTGAGGCAACCCAAAGAATACTTGAGTTTTATGTTGGCTG GATCCTAAATCCATTGGTGTTTGGAGACTATCCTGAGGTCATGAAGAAGTTCGTCGGCTCGCGACTCCCATCCTTCACCAAATCTCAATCTGAACAGATAAAGGGCTTATTTGATTTCATTGGCGTGAATCACTATTCTTCAATATACGTCAAAGATAACATCAATGCTTCTGAGATGGGTCTTCGTGACTTTGTAATGGATTCCTTAGCCTTGGTGACAA CTTCAAGGAATGAGACACCTGGCCAG TATGATCCTACGACACCTTCATCATTCGATCCTCAGGGGCTGCAATACATGTTGGAGTATCTCAGAGATGCCTATGGAAATCCTCCTCTTTTTGTTGAAGAAAATG GCTATGGCATAGGAAGGAGAGAGAGTGACGACCTTAATGACACCGATAGGATCAATTACCTGAATGGCTTCATCGGTAGCACGCTCGATGCTATCAG AAACGGAGCGAATGTGAAAGGTTACTTCGTTTGGTCGTTCATAGATGTCTTTGAGTTTTTGACTGGGTATCAATCTCGTTGCGGATTGTACCATgtggattttgatgatagaaaCCGGAAAAGAAAGCCGAAGCTCTCTGCTGGTTGGTACTCTAAGCTTCTTGAAAGAAAGGATGGCATGAAACTGAACAAAACTGCAATGGATACAGAATACCATGCTCGGTGGTAA
- the LOC135653372 gene encoding beta-glucosidase 22-like yields the protein MREGRPAWLLILGVVLLLFLSSLAEGSGQLTEPSFSRADFPSDFIFGAGTSSYQVEGAVSEDGRKPSIWDTFTHAGRMLDKSTGDVASDGYHKYKEDVKLMAETGLDSYRFSISWSRLIPNGRGAVNPKGLQFYNNLIDELVKYGIKPHVSLYHLDHPQALEDEYSGWLSPKMVDDFTAFADVCFKNFGDRVPRWTTVVEPNIMSLGAFDVAILPPNRCSYPFGINCTIGNSTTEPYIVVHNVLLAHASIVKLYKSKYQAKQNGFIGINVYTFWYYPLTNSSADIEATQRMLEFYVGWILNPLVFGDYPKVMKKIVGSRLPSFTKSQSEQLKGLFDFIGVNHYSSVYVKDNINASEIGLRDFAMDSLALMITSRNETPGQYDPTAPSSFDPQGLQYMLEYLKDAYGNPPLFVEENGYGIGRRESGLNDTDRINYLNGFIGSMLDAIRNGANVKGYFIWSFIDVFEFLTGYQSRCGLYHVDFDDENRKRKPKLSAGWYSKLLERNDGMKLNKTAMDTEYRARW from the exons ATGAGGGAAGGGAGACCAGCCTGGTTGCTAATCCTAGGAGTGGTACTCCTGCTGTTTTTGTCTTCGTTAGCAGAGGGTTCGGGGCAGCTGACGGAGCCCAGCTTCAGCAGAGCTGACTTCCCTTCAGACTTCATCTTCGGAGCTGGGACGTCGTCTTATCAG GTGGAGGGAGCAGTATCTGAGGATGGAAGGAAACCAAGCATTTGGGATACCTTTACCCATGCAG GGCGAATGCTGGACAAGAGCACAGGAGATGTGGCTTCTGATGGCTACCACAAATACAAG GAAGATGTCAAGCTGATGGCTGAAACAGGACTGGACTCCTACAGATTCTCCATCTCTTGGTCCAGACTGATCCCAA ATGGTAGAGGAGCTGTTAATCCTAAAGGCTTACAGTTTTACAACAACTTGATTGATGAGCTAGTAAAATATG GAATCAAACCTCATGTGTCACTATACCATCTTGACCATCCCCAAGCACTTGAAGATGAGTATTCAGGATGGTTGAGCCCCAAAATGGT GGATGATTTCACAGCATTTGCAGATGTTTGCTTCAAGAATTTTGGTGACAGAGTTCCTCGGTGGACGACTGTTGTCGAACCCAATATAATGTCACTGGGTGCATTTGACGTGGCAATACTTCCACCAAATCGATGCTCTTATCCATTTGGCATCAATTGCACCATAGGAAATTCGACGACAGAGCCCTACATTGTGGTTCACAACGTCCTATTAGCCCATGCATCGATCGTCAAATTATACAAAAGCAAATATCAA GCAAAGCAAAATGGGTTTATAGGCATCAACGTATACACTTTCTGGTATTATCCACTCACAAACTCTTCTGCAGACATTGAGGCAACCCAAAGAATGCTCGAGTTTTATGTTGGCTG GATCCTAAATCCGTTGGTGTTTGGAGACTATCCTAAGGTCATGAAGAAGATCGTCGGCTCGCGACTCCCATCCTTCACCAAATCTCAGTCTGAACAATTAAAGGGCTTATTTGATTTCATTGGCGTGAATCACTATTCTTCGGTATATGTCAAAGATAACATCAATGCTTCTGAGATTGGTCTTCGTGACTTTGCTATGGATTCCTTAGCCTTGATGATAA CTTCAAGGAATGAGACACCTGGCCAG TATGACCCTACGGCACCTTCATCATTTGATCCTCAGGGGCTGCAATACATGTTGGAGTATCTCAAAGATGCCTACGGAAATCCTCCTCTTTTTGTTGAAGAAAATG GCTATGGCATAGGAAGGAGAGAGAGCGGCCTTAATGACACCGATAGAATCAATTACCTGAATGGCTTCATCGGTAGCATGCTCGATGCTATCAG GAATGGAGCGAATGTGAAAGGTTACTTTATTTGGTCGTTCATAGATGTTTTCGAGTTCTTGACCGGGTATCAATCTCGTTGCGGATTGTACCAtgtggattttgacgatgaaaaccGGAAAAGAAAGCCGAAGCTCTCTGCTGGTTGGTACTCTAAGCTTCTTGAAAGAAATGATGGCATGAAACTGAACAAAACTGCAATGGATACAGAATACCGTGCTCGGTGGTAA